One window of the Candidatus Delongbacteria bacterium genome contains the following:
- a CDS encoding thioredoxin family protein: MKKGIILTVFFAIIIAVFTLTANENTVSSNSKINWETDFQKAMKLAKDENKKLFVDFTGSDWCKWCFKLDGEVFDHQEFADFVHSKYIPVKLDYPRKKVQSDLEKKQNKELLEKYGVRGFPTVLIIDKEGVAVAQTGYQAGGPKNYIEHLKQIDK; this comes from the coding sequence ATGAAAAAGGGGATAATATTAACTGTGTTTTTTGCTATAATTATTGCTGTATTCACACTTACAGCGAACGAAAATACTGTATCAAGTAATAGTAAAATCAATTGGGAAACTGATTTTCAAAAAGCTATGAAATTGGCCAAAGATGAAAATAAAAAGTTGTTTGTAGACTTTACAGGGTCAGATTGGTGTAAATGGTGTTTCAAGTTAGACGGTGAAGTGTTTGATCATCAAGAATTTGCAGATTTCGTTCATTCGAAATACATACCTGTAAAACTGGATTATCCAAGAAAAAAGGTTCAATCAGACTTGGAAAAAAAGCAGAATAAAGAGTTATTGGAAAAATATGGTGTTCGAGGATTCCCAACTGTTCTTATCATAGATAAAGAAGGAGTTGCAGTGGCTCAGACGGGATATCAAGCTGGAGGACCAAAAAATTATATTGAACATCTGAAGCAAATTGATAAATAA
- the trxA gene encoding thioredoxin: MSALKVTDKTFSSDVVSSSIPVLVDCWAEWCAPCRAVGPTIDKLATEFKGKFKICKLNVDENRATASKYQITSIPTMLIFKNGKVVDGLIGAHPERNIREKLTKWM, from the coding sequence ATGTCCGCATTAAAAGTAACAGATAAAACATTCTCAAGCGATGTAGTAAGTTCCAGCATACCTGTATTGGTTGATTGCTGGGCAGAATGGTGTGCTCCTTGTAGAGCTGTAGGACCAACGATAGATAAATTAGCTACAGAATTTAAAGGAAAGTTTAAAATCTGCAAGTTGAATGTAGATGAAAATCGGGCAACTGCATCAAAATATCAAATCACATCAATACCAACAATGTTGATTTTTAAAAATGGTAAAGTTGTTGATGGTTTGATAGGTGCTCATCCTGAAAGAAACATTAGAGAGAAATTGACAAAATGGATGTGA
- a CDS encoding epoxyqueuosine reductase QueH, with the protein MKKINYNQLMKNELENLQNRESLLLQVCCAPCSSSVLERLKKHFDITILFYNPNIYPVEEYTKRANELKDFVPKFINQEIKIIEFPYNEKEFFDAVNGLENEREGGSRCFKCYKLRMERTAEYAEKNGFKYFTTALSVSPHKNSDKINEIGIELEEKYNVKYLKSDFKKDDGFKRTTEISREFDLYRQDYCGCVYSIRRN; encoded by the coding sequence ATGAAAAAAATCAACTACAACCAGCTTATGAAAAATGAGCTAGAGAACTTACAGAATAGAGAAAGCCTACTCCTCCAGGTATGCTGTGCACCCTGCAGTTCATCTGTTTTGGAGAGGTTGAAGAAACATTTTGATATTACTATTTTGTTTTACAATCCTAACATTTATCCGGTTGAAGAGTATACAAAAAGAGCTAATGAGCTTAAGGATTTTGTACCAAAATTTATAAATCAAGAAATCAAAATAATTGAATTTCCCTACAATGAGAAGGAATTTTTCGATGCAGTAAATGGACTTGAGAATGAGAGAGAAGGTGGTTCGAGATGTTTTAAGTGCTATAAATTGAGAATGGAAAGAACAGCTGAATACGCAGAAAAAAATGGTTTTAAGTATTTCACGACTGCATTATCAGTGAGTCCCCATAAAAACAGTGATAAAATAAATGAGATTGGAATTGAACTGGAAGAGAAATATAATGTAAAATACTTGAAATCGGATTTCAAAAAGGATGATGGATTTAAAAGAACAACAGAGATCAGCAGAGAGTTTGATCTTTACAGACAGGACTATTGCGGTTGTGTTTACAGTATAAGGAGAAATTAA
- a CDS encoding (Fe-S)-binding protein → MKEDVIYSAENFEEYSKCTLCGNCRVVCPTFLAEKRESASCRGRVNLIGGLIKDTQPITLSEKLEFDIGMCLNCMSCEYICPAGVYASDFILSAKADIFAKYSKMGLKSFFKNRIIFIKMMFFKFIVRKLKGLDRAAVLYRKSYPILTNKDKKIRAFFKPFMKYCGFNPERILPFLEKRLDVKNLEIEKPLSSFKKRVIFFPGCTGRNIASPTAEHIVNLLHKYGYEVIVFEKDYCCGAPAYYNGDLKTVNQNAEKITRYYNNFNETDAILTMCGSCGNMLLNEYPKLGFNFKAPVLDVMEFLINEKNDLKVRYRNTSVTYHHSCHLLKGMKTGKNIVNEIKKVYGDNFKPLDEADVCCGGGGTFSYTYYETAKKITSRKTDKIRKADVQLTATGCMNCQMRISEQSIVENKKLNVIHTAELFE, encoded by the coding sequence ATGAAAGAAGATGTAATTTATTCAGCAGAAAATTTTGAAGAATATTCAAAATGTACACTATGTGGAAACTGTAGAGTTGTGTGTCCAACATTTCTTGCAGAGAAAAGAGAATCAGCATCCTGTCGGGGTAGAGTGAATTTGATTGGAGGTTTAATCAAAGATACGCAACCTATAACTCTTTCAGAAAAATTGGAATTTGATATTGGAATGTGCTTAAATTGCATGAGTTGTGAATATATATGTCCAGCAGGAGTATATGCATCAGATTTTATATTGTCAGCCAAAGCAGATATATTTGCTAAGTATTCGAAGATGGGATTAAAAAGTTTTTTTAAGAACAGGATTATTTTTATAAAAATGATGTTCTTTAAATTTATTGTAAGAAAACTTAAAGGTTTGGACAGGGCTGCCGTTTTATACCGAAAATCTTACCCTATATTAACAAATAAAGATAAGAAAATACGTGCTTTTTTTAAACCCTTCATGAAATATTGTGGTTTTAATCCAGAGAGAATACTGCCATTTTTAGAAAAGCGTCTTGATGTGAAGAATCTGGAAATAGAAAAACCATTATCAAGTTTTAAAAAGAGAGTTATCTTTTTTCCAGGTTGTACTGGTAGAAATATAGCCTCCCCTACAGCAGAGCATATTGTTAATTTACTTCATAAATATGGATATGAAGTAATTGTTTTTGAAAAAGATTATTGCTGTGGTGCTCCAGCTTATTATAATGGGGATTTAAAAACTGTGAATCAGAATGCTGAAAAAATTACAAGGTATTACAATAATTTTAATGAGACTGATGCAATACTTACAATGTGTGGATCATGTGGTAATATGCTTTTGAATGAATATCCAAAATTAGGGTTCAATTTTAAAGCTCCAGTTTTAGATGTGATGGAATTTCTCATAAATGAAAAAAATGATCTTAAAGTCAGATATAGAAACACCAGTGTTACTTATCATCATTCTTGTCATCTTTTAAAGGGAATGAAAACTGGTAAGAATATCGTAAATGAGATTAAAAAAGTTTACGGTGACAATTTTAAACCTTTAGATGAAGCGGACGTATGTTGTGGTGGAGGTGGTACATTTAGTTATACTTATTATGAGACAGCAAAGAAGATTACTTCAAGAAAAACTGATAAGATTAGAAAAGCTGATGTTCAATTAACAGCGACAGGTTGTATGAATTGTCAAATGAGAATCTCTGAACAATCAATAGTAGAAAATAAGAAGCTTAATGTTATTCATACAGCCGAGCTGTTTGAATAA
- a CDS encoding peptidylprolyl isomerase produces MQIKKNAVVVAEYELWDDENVLIDSVVEGDTIDFILGMDYFPEKIEEALIGKKAGDVVEISVEAKDGFGEIDEDLILEASKKDFEDFDSLEIGTEFELDTEDGVLEGIITAIEDDKVIGDCNHPLAGINLKFRFKIVDVREATEEELEHGHVHGEGCCGHDHDEE; encoded by the coding sequence ATGCAAATTAAAAAAAACGCCGTAGTTGTTGCTGAGTATGAGCTTTGGGATGACGAAAATGTACTGATCGACAGTGTTGTTGAAGGTGACACTATAGATTTTATACTAGGGATGGATTATTTTCCAGAAAAAATCGAAGAAGCTCTTATCGGTAAAAAAGCCGGTGATGTTGTTGAAATTTCTGTGGAAGCAAAAGATGGTTTTGGTGAAATAGATGAAGATCTTATTCTTGAAGCTTCTAAAAAAGATTTCGAAGATTTTGACAGTCTTGAAATTGGAACAGAATTTGAGTTAGATACAGAAGATGGAGTTTTAGAAGGCATTATTACTGCAATTGAAGACGACAAAGTAATAGGAGATTGTAATCATCCATTAGCAGGAATAAATCTTAAATTCAGATTTAAAATAGTTGATGTTAGAGAAGCAACTGAAGAAGAACTTGAACATGGTCATGTTCACGGAGAAGGTTGTTGTGGACACGATCACGACGAGGAATAA
- a CDS encoding winged helix-turn-helix transcriptional regulator, producing MEIKPVNKEEKTDSEFGYFSKILKILGNPLRLKIIYALYIKKCRVGKLTECIDEKLPIISQQIAILRKEGIITGERDKNVINYKISDKFTDEILKLISNLPENFLEKL from the coding sequence ATGGAAATAAAGCCAGTTAATAAAGAAGAGAAAACAGATTCAGAATTTGGATATTTTTCAAAAATACTAAAAATTCTTGGTAATCCACTTCGATTAAAAATAATATATGCTCTCTATATCAAGAAGTGCAGAGTAGGTAAATTGACTGAATGTATTGATGAAAAACTACCAATAATTTCTCAACAGATAGCAATATTGAGAAAAGAAGGTATTATTACTGGTGAAAGAGATAAAAATGTAATTAACTATAAGATATCTGATAAGTTTACCGATGAGATATTGAAATTAATATCGAATCTTCCTGAAAATTTTTTAGAAAAATTGTAA
- a CDS encoding ABC transporter substrate-binding protein, which produces MKIIFIIALLMILFSCSSKKENSVSTEIEQKNENNFGTISVNKYKTDIGALSEVPSYLGGNGFETLADSLGFQTNTEYEVAGSPNAVKGGEINLSFSEYPSTFRPYGKDSNIILIDNLCKLVYEPLLKIDFKSHKYIPSLATHWKISDDNSEFIFRIDPNARWSDGKRITSEDVLETWKLISNDDILAPYTSEQMRKYEKPEILSPYLVKIKSKENLWRLFYEFSSQLILPAHHIKKIDPKNYLDKYQYKMMPGTGPYIFSENETIKGSQIVLKRRANYWAENYKRNTGMNNFDKIRFYIIRDNVLEKEKLKKGDLDLLDIGTAQVWVNEFMEDSTFDALNRGLLQKKKVFNQTPKGISGLAFNMRKPPFDDIRMRKAFAMLWNREQLIEKLFYNEYIPLRSTFPGSIYSNPENFRIDFNPVMANRLLDEAGWSERDLEGVRIKNGEKLEIDFAILQSEEKIFTPYQDDLRRAGIKLNLKISDQNSIYKMGDERRFKMIYESWSQGIFPNPESMQHSKNALKDGTANTPGTSDPRVDELIEKYNYETDPEKRIAYLQEMDKILSEIVHWSYSWYIPHAARLVYWNKFGKPDSYLPRVGDWMSIIPIWWYDKDLAKQLEDAKLNKKIYFDKGSNYIDYYIAK; this is translated from the coding sequence ATGAAGATCATATTTATAATTGCATTGCTTATGATTTTATTTTCATGTAGCAGTAAAAAGGAAAATTCCGTTTCGACTGAAATAGAGCAAAAAAACGAGAACAATTTTGGTACAATTAGCGTAAATAAATATAAAACTGATATTGGGGCTTTAAGTGAAGTTCCTTCTTATCTTGGAGGGAATGGTTTTGAAACCTTAGCTGATTCATTAGGTTTCCAAACTAATACCGAATATGAAGTAGCAGGATCCCCAAACGCTGTAAAAGGAGGTGAAATCAATCTTTCTTTTTCAGAGTATCCTTCTACATTCAGACCTTACGGTAAAGACTCTAATATTATCCTGATCGACAACTTATGCAAGTTAGTTTATGAACCTTTATTAAAAATTGATTTTAAAAGCCATAAATATATTCCATCATTAGCGACACATTGGAAAATTTCAGATGATAACTCAGAATTCATATTTAGAATTGATCCAAACGCAAGATGGTCTGATGGAAAGAGAATAACTTCAGAAGATGTTTTAGAAACATGGAAATTGATAAGCAATGATGATATTTTAGCACCTTATACCAGCGAGCAGATGAGAAAGTATGAAAAACCTGAAATTTTATCTCCATATTTAGTAAAGATTAAATCTAAAGAAAACTTATGGAGATTGTTTTACGAATTTTCAAGTCAACTTATCCTGCCAGCACATCACATAAAAAAGATTGATCCAAAGAATTATCTGGATAAATATCAGTATAAAATGATGCCAGGAACAGGTCCATATATATTCAGTGAAAACGAAACAATCAAGGGTTCTCAAATTGTTTTAAAAAGAAGAGCTAACTATTGGGCAGAGAATTACAAAAGAAATACAGGAATGAATAATTTTGATAAAATAAGATTCTACATCATTAGGGACAATGTCCTAGAAAAAGAAAAATTGAAAAAGGGAGATCTCGACCTTTTAGATATTGGTACAGCTCAAGTCTGGGTAAATGAGTTCATGGAAGATTCGACTTTTGATGCCCTGAATAGAGGTTTATTGCAAAAAAAGAAAGTTTTTAATCAAACTCCAAAAGGTATTTCAGGTCTCGCTTTCAATATGAGAAAACCCCCTTTTGATGATATCAGAATGAGAAAAGCTTTTGCAATGTTGTGGAATAGAGAGCAGTTAATTGAAAAATTGTTTTATAATGAATATATCCCATTAAGATCAACATTTCCTGGATCAATCTATTCTAATCCAGAGAATTTTAGGATAGACTTTAACCCTGTAATGGCAAATAGACTTCTAGATGAAGCAGGATGGAGCGAAAGAGATTTAGAGGGAGTTAGAATTAAAAATGGTGAAAAACTTGAAATAGATTTTGCTATATTGCAATCAGAAGAAAAAATTTTTACTCCATATCAAGATGATCTTAGAAGAGCAGGAATTAAACTTAACTTAAAAATTTCAGATCAGAATTCAATTTATAAAATGGGTGATGAAAGACGATTTAAAATGATTTACGAGTCATGGAGTCAAGGTATTTTTCCTAATCCTGAATCAATGCAACACTCAAAAAACGCTTTAAAAGATGGAACCGCAAATACGCCAGGAACTTCAGATCCGAGAGTCGACGAACTTATTGAAAAGTATAATTATGAAACTGATCCTGAAAAGCGTATTGCTTATTTACAAGAAATGGATAAAATTTTATCAGAAATTGTTCATTGGTCGTACTCTTGGTACATCCCCCATGCTGCAAGATTAGTTTATTGGAATAAATTTGGAAAACCAGATTCATATCTCCCAAGAGTTGGTGACTGGATGAGTATAATTCCTATCTGGTGGTATGATAAAGATCTGGCTAAACAATTAGAAGATGCAAAATTGAATAAAAAAATTTACTTCGACAAAGGTTCTAATTATATTGATTACTACATAGCAAAATAA
- a CDS encoding UvrD-helicase domain-containing protein, giving the protein MNLNDRQTEAVDHKFGPLLVLAGAGSGKTRVIVHRIAELIENGDAEPDNILAVTFTNKAAKELKYRLHTLVGDDAKFITCGTFHSICLNILKSNFQRIGFEKNITIYDSDDSLKVIKDAMELCGFSEKVIKPQRVLSEISGYKNKLIYPWMSDCTSSNEAGERIIEVYKRYQEILEKSNAVDFDDIISKTVILLRENPDLLTEYQNIFQFIHVDEYQDTNLSQEVFLELISALYMNIFVVGDEDQAIYSWRGAEIGHILNFQNKYKNAKVVKLEENYRSTGNIIGFSNQIISKNFERLGKELFTSRENGDKVSISHFDYDVEEADNTIQIIKYLTTEKKYSFKSITVLYRNNYLSRLIEDRLRRNGIAYKMFGGVKFYDRKEIKDLTAYFKLFLNPNDSVSLKRVINFPPRSIGNATLSKIIGHNGGSVSFMETLYDESLLSTLSPKARKSIAEFISIFETAKKMDESDNAYSIARMIYEKSGIEEYYKSKANEDDLERLENISEFLAGIEEFCENEENEEKSKLEDFLDTISLLSDIDKYNEDEDFVTLMTIHASKGLEFDNVIISGVCEGVFPFYFSVEMGNIEEERRLFYVACTRARDNLFISSFQSSRFNPRYSDLGVSRFIKNVKSKFVEKGMVGPDSSRHGRYRRSEQVFNVDFEKGQWVRSPQFGDGKIAFIEGEGAKTILTVDFEDWGMKKLIAKLAKLEKI; this is encoded by the coding sequence ATGAATCTTAATGATAGACAGACTGAAGCAGTGGATCATAAATTTGGTCCACTACTCGTTTTAGCAGGTGCCGGTAGCGGTAAAACAAGAGTAATAGTTCATAGAATAGCAGAACTTATAGAGAATGGTGATGCTGAACCTGATAATATTTTAGCTGTAACTTTTACTAATAAAGCTGCTAAAGAACTTAAATATAGATTACATACGCTTGTTGGAGATGATGCAAAATTCATTACTTGTGGGACATTTCACTCAATCTGTCTGAATATCTTAAAATCTAATTTTCAAAGAATTGGATTTGAAAAGAACATAACTATTTACGATTCGGATGATTCGCTCAAAGTTATTAAAGATGCGATGGAGCTATGCGGTTTTTCTGAAAAAGTAATAAAACCTCAAAGAGTTCTTTCCGAAATTTCAGGGTATAAAAATAAACTTATTTATCCTTGGATGAGCGATTGTACATCTTCCAATGAAGCTGGGGAACGTATAATTGAGGTTTATAAGAGATATCAAGAGATTTTAGAAAAAAGCAATGCCGTTGATTTTGATGATATTATTTCGAAAACTGTAATTTTATTACGTGAGAATCCAGATTTATTGACAGAATATCAGAATATTTTTCAATTTATTCATGTAGACGAGTATCAGGATACAAACCTTTCCCAGGAAGTGTTTTTAGAACTGATTAGTGCTCTATATATGAATATTTTTGTAGTTGGTGACGAGGATCAGGCAATTTACTCCTGGAGGGGAGCTGAGATTGGACATATTTTGAATTTTCAGAATAAGTATAAAAATGCCAAGGTCGTAAAACTTGAAGAGAATTACAGATCTACGGGGAATATAATTGGATTTTCAAATCAGATAATTAGCAAAAATTTTGAAAGACTTGGTAAAGAGCTTTTTACAAGCAGAGAGAACGGAGATAAAGTTTCCATCTCCCATTTCGATTACGATGTGGAGGAAGCTGATAATACTATTCAAATTATAAAGTATCTGACGACTGAAAAGAAATATTCGTTCAAATCAATTACCGTTTTATACAGAAATAATTACCTTTCAAGGTTGATAGAGGACAGATTACGACGAAACGGAATTGCTTACAAAATGTTTGGTGGTGTGAAGTTTTACGATAGAAAAGAGATTAAAGATCTAACGGCTTATTTTAAGCTTTTCTTAAATCCAAATGATAGTGTTTCTTTGAAGAGAGTGATTAACTTCCCACCAAGGTCAATAGGAAATGCTACATTGAGTAAAATTATTGGTCATAATGGAGGTTCTGTTTCATTCATGGAAACTCTCTATGATGAATCATTATTATCGACACTATCTCCAAAAGCCAGAAAATCTATTGCTGAGTTTATCTCAATTTTTGAAACAGCTAAAAAGATGGATGAGAGTGATAATGCTTATTCTATTGCCAGAATGATTTATGAAAAATCAGGTATAGAGGAATATTACAAGTCTAAAGCCAATGAAGATGATTTGGAAAGACTAGAGAATATTAGCGAGTTTCTTGCAGGTATCGAGGAGTTTTGTGAAAACGAAGAAAATGAAGAAAAAAGTAAGCTAGAAGATTTTTTAGATACTATTTCACTTTTATCGGATATTGATAAGTACAATGAGGACGAAGATTTTGTTACTCTTATGACAATCCATGCTTCAAAAGGTCTTGAGTTTGATAATGTGATAATTAGTGGTGTTTGTGAAGGAGTTTTCCCTTTCTATTTTTCTGTTGAAATGGGAAATATAGAGGAAGAGAGACGACTTTTTTATGTAGCATGTACAAGAGCAAGAGATAATCTATTTATTTCGTCATTTCAGTCTAGCAGATTTAACCCAAGATATAGCGATTTAGGAGTTTCAAGATTTATTAAAAATGTAAAATCGAAATTTGTTGAAAAAGGAATGGTGGGACCAGATTCGTCAAGACATGGAAGATATAGAAGATCAGAGCAGGTTTTTAATGTAGATTTTGAAAAGGGTCAATGGGTAAGATCGCCACAATTTGGAGATGGTAAAATTGCTTTCATTGAAGGCGAAGGAGCGAAGACAATACTCACTGTGGATTTTGAAGATTGGGGAATGAAAAAGCTTATTGCTAAATTAGCAAAACTTGAAAAAATTTAG
- the galE gene encoding UDP-glucose 4-epimerase GalE, with amino-acid sequence MSILVTGGAGYIGSHTVLELLNIGEDVVIMDNLSNSRMEGLNRVAKITGRDFKFYKADLLNLDDLDKIFTENEVNSVIHFAGLKAVGESVAIPLNYYHNNITGTLNLLFKMKQYGVKKLVFSSSATVYGDPKEVPIRENFPLSATNPYGKTKLYIEEILRDLYHSDKSFNIVLLRYFNPVGAHESGMIGEDPNGIPNNLMPYITQVSVGKLAGLKVFGNDYPTHDGTGVRDYIHVVDLARGHLKALEKLDRDIGLFTYNLGTGNGYSVLDVVKAYEKASGRTIPYSFTERRPGDIASCYADPSLATKELGWKAEFDMNRMCEDSYRWQSSNPEGYK; translated from the coding sequence ATGAGCATATTGGTAACTGGTGGAGCAGGATACATAGGAAGTCATACAGTTTTAGAACTTCTTAATATTGGAGAAGATGTAGTTATTATGGATAATCTTTCCAATAGTAGAATGGAAGGTTTGAATAGAGTAGCTAAGATAACTGGCAGAGATTTTAAATTTTATAAGGCGGATCTTCTAAACTTAGACGATTTAGATAAAATTTTCACTGAAAATGAAGTAAATTCCGTAATACATTTTGCAGGTCTAAAAGCTGTGGGGGAATCTGTTGCAATTCCTCTAAACTATTATCACAACAATATAACAGGCACTTTAAACCTACTTTTTAAAATGAAGCAATATGGTGTAAAAAAATTGGTTTTCAGTTCGTCTGCTACAGTTTATGGCGATCCTAAAGAAGTACCTATCCGTGAAAATTTCCCATTATCTGCCACTAATCCATACGGTAAAACAAAGCTTTATATTGAAGAAATATTGAGAGACCTGTATCATTCAGATAAAAGCTTTAATATTGTCCTTTTAAGATATTTCAATCCTGTTGGTGCTCATGAAAGTGGAATGATTGGTGAGGATCCCAACGGAATTCCAAATAATTTAATGCCGTATATTACGCAAGTAAGTGTTGGTAAATTAGCTGGATTGAAAGTTTTCGGAAATGACTATCCAACTCATGATGGTACTGGAGTAAGGGATTATATACATGTTGTGGATCTTGCGAGAGGTCATCTTAAAGCTCTGGAAAAACTTGATCGTGACATTGGTCTTTTCACTTATAATTTGGGAACCGGAAATGGTTATAGTGTTCTTGATGTTGTAAAGGCTTACGAAAAAGCTTCAGGAAGAACTATTCCTTATTCATTTACAGAACGAAGACCTGGAGACATTGCTTCATGTTATGCAGATCCATCGCTTGCTACAAAGGAATTAGGGTGGAAAGCTGAGTTTGATATGAATAGAATGTGTGAAGATTCTTATAGATGGCAGTCAAGCAATCCTGAAGGGTATAAGTGA
- a CDS encoding OsmC family protein, whose amino-acid sequence MKMKITGKLSGNMSFDIDQNGHTIIVDSDVQFGGEGKGPSPKGLLISGLIGCTGMDVVSILRKMKVDFADLEITAETEYTDEHPRVFRDITLKYFLTGENLDISKVKRAVELSQTKYCGVSAMLSFNRVIKAEIFINGNKAS is encoded by the coding sequence ATGAAGATGAAAATAACAGGTAAACTTTCAGGAAATATGTCTTTTGATATCGATCAAAATGGGCATACAATAATAGTTGATTCTGATGTTCAGTTTGGTGGCGAAGGTAAAGGTCCAAGTCCAAAAGGGCTACTAATTTCTGGCTTGATAGGTTGCACAGGAATGGACGTTGTATCTATATTAAGGAAAATGAAAGTAGATTTTGCTGATCTTGAGATTACAGCTGAGACAGAATATACGGATGAACACCCGAGGGTATTCAGAGATATTACGTTAAAGTATTTTCTTACAGGAGAAAATTTAGATATTTCTAAGGTTAAAAGAGCTGTAGAGTTGTCTCAAACAAAATATTGTGGAGTTTCAGCAATGTTGAGTTTCAATAGAGTAATTAAAGCGGAAATATTCATCAATGGAAATAAAGCCAGTTAA
- the lpxK gene encoding tetraacyldisaccharide 4'-kinase, whose translation MIKKVLSILFEIIIKARHFLYDNCILKSLKHNIPIISIGNISVGGTGKSPHVIKLVKEFSAAGKKVAVISRGYKKKQKGLVVVHDGNGKFSTPESGGDEPFMIAKSTNAIVISSPDRNFALEYLKNNYYVDLVVLDDGFQHRKIDRNFDIVLVDSVRFLGNRKVLPSGILRDTITRLHFADLIILTKIENIDSSIATNEYNELKKFNKPVLFSEYKYLSLMNSHGESLDLNKIDESEIFLFTGIAMPDTFFNRFKYVKNDCRQIFDDHHRFTEKEIQKIIKASNAKNKKLIVCTEKDFVNIPVPVDERIYYLKMDVNIFNENGKIDILDLVRI comes from the coding sequence TTGATTAAGAAGGTTCTTTCTATACTATTTGAAATCATTATTAAAGCACGACATTTTTTATATGATAATTGTATCTTAAAAAGTTTAAAGCATAATATCCCTATAATATCGATTGGAAATATAAGTGTTGGAGGAACAGGTAAATCACCGCATGTTATTAAACTTGTAAAAGAGTTTTCTGCTGCTGGGAAAAAAGTGGCTGTTATTTCTAGGGGATACAAAAAGAAACAAAAAGGCTTGGTTGTGGTTCACGATGGGAATGGTAAGTTTTCAACTCCAGAAAGCGGGGGAGATGAACCTTTTATGATAGCCAAATCTACAAATGCGATTGTAATCTCATCTCCTGACAGAAACTTTGCTTTAGAATATTTAAAAAACAACTATTATGTTGATTTAGTGGTTTTAGATGATGGTTTTCAACATAGAAAAATTGACAGAAACTTTGACATTGTTTTGGTTGATTCTGTGCGATTTCTAGGTAATCGTAAGGTTTTGCCTAGTGGAATTTTAAGAGATACTATTACTCGATTACATTTTGCAGATTTAATTATACTTACAAAAATCGAGAATATAGATAGCTCCATTGCAACAAATGAGTACAATGAACTCAAGAAGTTTAACAAACCTGTCCTGTTTTCAGAGTATAAATACCTTTCTTTGATGAATTCCCATGGAGAATCTTTAGATTTAAACAAGATTGATGAGAGTGAGATATTTTTGTTTACTGGTATTGCAATGCCGGATACTTTTTTTAATCGTTTTAAATATGTAAAAAATGATTGTAGACAGATATTCGATGATCATCATCGTTTCACTGAAAAAGAGATCCAAAAAATAATCAAGGCTTCAAATGCTAAGAATAAAAAGTTGATAGTTTGTACCGAGAAAGATTTTGTTAATATTCCTGTTCCAGTTGATGAAAGGATATATTATCTGAAGATGGATGTGAATATATTTAATGAAAATGGTAAAATAGATATTTTAGATTTGGTGAGGATATGA
- a CDS encoding AtpZ/AtpI family protein: MDKESWKPIEKYSHLGMTIGASIGGMTYLGKIVDDKFDSSPAFVLVGFFWGFFGSIIYLMRFVKKMNEENEK; this comes from the coding sequence GTGGATAAGGAAAGTTGGAAGCCAATAGAAAAGTACTCCCATTTAGGAATGACAATTGGAGCATCAATTGGAGGAATGACGTATTTAGGGAAAATTGTTGATGATAAATTCGATTCCAGCCCTGCATTTGTTTTGGTTGGATTTTTCTGGGGATTCTTTGGCTCGATTATCTATCTAATGAGATTTGTTAAGAAAATGAATGAGGAAAATGAAAAGTAA
- a CDS encoding response regulator, translating to MKKVIIVEDDRSFSDLVKTYLMSLNSEIKVTCVDDVYGFIRDFVKETPDIILLDILLPDINGYTLLQFLRKLKCDSKIYIMSGINDEMISFDKNIKIDGFLHKPFELEDLKRIVLD from the coding sequence ATGAAAAAAGTCATAATAGTGGAAGATGACAGATCATTCAGCGACTTGGTGAAAACTTATCTTATGTCGTTAAATTCAGAAATAAAAGTTACTTGTGTTGACGATGTTTATGGGTTTATAAGGGATTTTGTTAAAGAAACTCCTGATATTATCTTGTTGGATATTCTGCTTCCAGACATTAACGGCTATACTCTGCTTCAGTTTTTGAGGAAGTTGAAATGTGATAGTAAGATATATATTATGTCTGGGATTAATGATGAAATGATCAGCTTTGATAAGAATATTAAAATTGATGGGTTTTTACATAAGCCTTTTGAACTAGAAGATTTGAAAAGAATTGTATTGGATTAA